The region GGGTCAGCAGGAAGCAGTCCCCCTCGCGGAGGCTGATCGACTCGACGTCGCCGGCGACCCGCAGCGAGCAGCGGCCGCGCCGGACGGCGTTGAACTTGGCCCCGGCCGGTGCCTCGAATGCGACGGCCCAGCGGCCGCCCGCGGCCAGGCCGGCGGACAGCTGACTCGTGGTGCCCAGTAGCGCCAGGACGTCTTCGAGGGGATCCATCCCTGCCTCCTGGACGTTCTCAAAAGTATGAAGGACTCTAGGCTATAGGCAGTCCGAGTCGGATGTTCCTAGCCTGGATTCCATGACAGCGAACCCACGCCTCACCACCCCGTTCACCGCCCGCAGCACCGCCGCCGAGATCCTCGACGACGTCGACCTGGCCGGGCGTCGGATGATCGTCACCGGGGGAGCTTCCGGCATCGGTGTCGAGACGGTGCGCGCGCTGGCCAGGGCCGGGGCCGAGGTCACCATCGCGACCCGTGATCCCCGACGTGCCGACGCGCTCGTCGAGGAGTTCGCCACAGCTGCCACCCGGGGCGTGGTCAGCGCCTCCGCGCTCGACCTCGCCGACCTGGCATCGGTCGACGCCTTCGTCGCGGGCTGGCAGGGTCCGCTCGACGTGCTGGTCGCCAACGCGGGGATCATGGCGATCCCGACCCGTCAACTCACCGCCCAGGGCTGGGAGCTTCAGCTCGCGACCAACTACCTCGGTCACTTCGCGCTCGCCCGGGGGCTGCACGACAACCTGCGGGCCGCCGGGGCGGCACGGGTCGTCGTGGTCAGCTCCGGCGCACACCTGGCCGCACCGTTCGACTTCGACGACCCGCAGTTCGAGCGGCGTCCCTACGACCCGTGGTCGGCGTACGGCCAGTCGAAGACCGCCGAGGTCCTGCTCGCGGTCGGCGTCAGCCGGCAGTGGGCGAAGGACGGGATCACCGCCAACGCCCTCAACCCCGGGTACATCTTCACCAACCTCCAGCGCCACATCGACGACGACACGATGCGCGCGATGGGCGCCATGGACGAGGCGGGGAACCTCATCGAGGCGGACTACTACAAGAAGGCCGACCAGGGGGCGTCGACCACGGTGCTGCTCGCCGGCTCGCCCCTGCTCGACGGCATCACCGGCCGGTACTTCGACGACAACCAGGAGGCGGAGGTCGTCCCCGGGGGCCCCGACGCCACCGGTGGGGTGGCCGCCCACGCGGTGGACCCGGCCGCCGCCGACCGGCTGTGGGCGTACGCCGAGAAGACGCTCGCCTCGCGCTGAGCACTGCATCGGCAGGATTGATCCGGCCAGGGCGGGGTAGGCGCCGCCATGGTCGCTGCCGGTCGGCGCGGGGCGGACGCGGGCGCTCCGGCCCGTGGCGGCGACGCCCGCGGGGGTGGTCTGGCGGGCAGGGCGGCCGGTCTGCGGGATCGTGCGGTGGACACGGTGCGGGAACGGTTCCGTCGGGTACGGGCCATCGGCGGCCTCGCTGTGCAGGCCGGGCTGGCGGCGGCGCTGTCCTGGTTCGTGGCGCACGAGCTGCTGCACATCTCGCAGCCGGTGTTCGCGCCGCTCTCCGCCGTCTCGACCCTTGCCGCGTCGGTCGGTCAACGGCTGCGTCGGACCGTCGAGCTGATCCTCGGTGTCACCGTCGGGGTGCTGATCGGCGATCTGCTGCTCGTGGTGATCGGCACCGGGTGGTGGCAACTCTCCCTGATCGTCCTGCTGGCGATCGTGGTGGCGCTGTTCCTCTCCGGCAGTGCTGCGGTGGTGATCCAAGCCGGGGCGACGGCGGTGCTCATCGTCACGTTCAGCCCGTCGATCCGCGACCTGGAGATTCCCCGGTTCGTGGATGCGCTCGTCGGGGGCGGGGTGGCGCTGCTGGTCACCGCCGTGCTCCTGCCGTTGAACCCGCTGCGGGTGCTCAACCGCGCCGCGCGGCCGGCGTTGGATCTCCTGGTCACCCAGCTCGACGCCACCGCCGGCGCGTTGGCCGAGCGGGATGCCGCTCGTGCCCGTGTCGCCCGGGGCAGGCTACGGCAGAACAAGGGCCAGCTGAGCGCGTTCGTGGAGGCGACCCAGGGTGCCCGGGAGGCCAGCACCCTGTCGCCGGTGCGTTGGCACCACCGGCACGGGCCGGTGGGTCTCTACGCGCAGGCGGCGGAGCCGATCGACCGGGCGATGCGCAACAGCGGAACGTTGATCCGCCGGGCGGTGACGTTGATCGAGGACGGCGAACCGGTTCCGGAGCCGCTGCCGAAAGCGGTGGCGGATCTCGCCGAGGCCGTCCGCGTGCTGAAGCGGCAGTTCGCCGCCGGTGCCGAGCCGGAACGTGCGCGGGAGCAGTCGCTGCGGGCGGTGCAGATGGCCGGGCGGGCCTACCGGGAGGGAGTCGGCTTCTCCGGCGCGGTCGTGGTGGCGCAGATCCGCACCACTGTCAGCGACCTCCTGGTGGCCACCGGGCTGACCCAGGAGGAGGCGAATCGCCTGGTCAGGCGCACGTTCGGTGAGCTGTGAGAGTCGGCGTCGACCTCGCTTGTGCCATCCTGAGCCATTAAGGGTTGCGCGCTGAGCCAAAGTGATGCCATCATGGTGTCATGGAGCTGAGGTCATACGTCGAGAACCTGCGTAACGAGTTCGCCGTGGCCGCGGAGGGCGTCGATGCGGACGGCCGCGCGCTGGCCGAGCGGCTTTTCGCCCAACTGGAGGCGGCCACCCGTCTCACCCTGCTGGAGGCGCTGTCCGACGCGGCCGACGAGATCACCCGCGACCTCGCGCCGGGCTCGGTGCACGTCCGACTGCGCGGGCGCGAGCCCGACTTCGTGGTGACCCCGGCCAGCCCGCCGGTCGACGAGGTGCGCGAGGTCAGCGCTCCGCCGACGCTCTCGGCGCCACCGCCCGCGCCGGACGGCGAGGACGGCGGCACCTCGCGGATCAACCTCCGGCTTCCTGACCACCTGAAGGCCAGCGTCGAGGAGGCCGCCGGGCGCGCCGGGCTCTCGGTCAACGCCTGGCTGGTGCGCGCCGTTGCCGGTGCCGTCGGGGCGGGCGACACCGAACGTCGTCCCTCCCGCCGGGTGGAGCCGCGCTCCGGCCAGCACTTCACCGGCTGGGCGCGCTAACTCCCCGTACCTCTTCCTTCTCCGCGCCGCCGACCAGCGGCGACATTCACCGACCACCTTTCGGGAGACCACCATGCCTGTTTTCGAGACGCCAGAGCCCATCTCCGTCCAGATCGAGGTGCCCGTCGGGGACGTCTGGATCAGCGCTACCGACCGCACCGACACGGTGGTGACGGTCCGGCCCCGGGACCCGTCGAGCAAGACCGACGTGAGCACCGCCGAACAGGCCACCGTCCAGTACGCCGCCGGAAAACTGCTGATCAGGGTGCCGAAGACGTGGCGGCGCTACGGCTTCGGGCCGGGGCCGTCGGTCGACGTCCTGATCGAGCTACCGACCGGGTCGCGGGTGCACGCCGAGTCGTCGTGGGCGGCATTCCGCTGCGAGGGCCAACTGGGCGAGTGCCGGATCAAAACCGGAAGCGGGATCCGGCTCGACGAGACCGGTCCGCTGGACATCGACAGCAGCCACGGTGAGGTCGCGGTGGAGCGGGTCGCCGGCTCCGCGCGGGTGAAGGCGTCGTCCGGCAAGGTGCGCATCGGCGCGGTCGACGGACCCGTCGAGATCAAGAACTCCTCCGGCGACTGCTGGGTCGGCCGAAGCGGCGGCGACGTCCGGGTCAACACCGCGTACGGCGACATCACCCTCGACATGACGACGG is a window of Micromonospora sp. WMMD961 DNA encoding:
- a CDS encoding DUF4097 family beta strand repeat-containing protein; this translates as MPVFETPEPISVQIEVPVGDVWISATDRTDTVVTVRPRDPSSKTDVSTAEQATVQYAAGKLLIRVPKTWRRYGFGPGPSVDVLIELPTGSRVHAESSWAAFRCEGQLGECRIKTGSGIRLDETGPLDIDSSHGEVAVERVAGSARVKASSGKVRIGAVDGPVEIKNSSGDCWVGRSGGDVRVNTAYGDITLDMTTASVTARTAYGNLRLGEVVRGAIDLNTSYGAIEVGIRRGTAAWLDVSSKHGRVHNALESTDSPAQTDETVEVRANTAYGDIMICRA
- a CDS encoding FUSC family protein; translation: MVAAGRRGADAGAPARGGDARGGGLAGRAAGLRDRAVDTVRERFRRVRAIGGLAVQAGLAAALSWFVAHELLHISQPVFAPLSAVSTLAASVGQRLRRTVELILGVTVGVLIGDLLLVVIGTGWWQLSLIVLLAIVVALFLSGSAAVVIQAGATAVLIVTFSPSIRDLEIPRFVDALVGGGVALLVTAVLLPLNPLRVLNRAARPALDLLVTQLDATAGALAERDAARARVARGRLRQNKGQLSAFVEATQGAREASTLSPVRWHHRHGPVGLYAQAAEPIDRAMRNSGTLIRRAVTLIEDGEPVPEPLPKAVADLAEAVRVLKRQFAAGAEPERAREQSLRAVQMAGRAYREGVGFSGAVVVAQIRTTVSDLLVATGLTQEEANRLVRRTFGEL
- a CDS encoding SDR family NAD(P)-dependent oxidoreductase; the protein is MTANPRLTTPFTARSTAAEILDDVDLAGRRMIVTGGASGIGVETVRALARAGAEVTIATRDPRRADALVEEFATAATRGVVSASALDLADLASVDAFVAGWQGPLDVLVANAGIMAIPTRQLTAQGWELQLATNYLGHFALARGLHDNLRAAGAARVVVVSSGAHLAAPFDFDDPQFERRPYDPWSAYGQSKTAEVLLAVGVSRQWAKDGITANALNPGYIFTNLQRHIDDDTMRAMGAMDEAGNLIEADYYKKADQGASTTVLLAGSPLLDGITGRYFDDNQEAEVVPGGPDATGGVAAHAVDPAAADRLWAYAEKTLASR